In Nitrospirota bacterium, the following are encoded in one genomic region:
- a CDS encoding glutamate-5-semialdehyde dehydrogenase, whose product MDIKGYVLEKAKKAKEASRSLANLSSEVKNRSLIKMADSLELNADELISENKTDIKTAEEKGLSKAMIDRLTLNSKRIKEMATGLREVTQLPDPVGEVIKMWRRPNGMQVGRMRVPIGVIGIIYESRPNVTADATSLCLKAGNAVVLRGGSEVINSNKAIVKILATAAEEVGIIGDAVTFIDVPEREAVLEMLKLEDYIDLIIPRGGEGLIRTVVENSKIPVIKHYKGVCHTYVDSEADLDMAEEICFNAKVQRPGTCNAMESMLVHKDVAKDFLPRMIKRLREAGVDIFGCQKTQNMVTDIKPASDKDWGKEYLDLILNVKVVEDMDEALEHIARYGSQHSDAIVTENYQKAMRFLREVDSSAVFVNASTRLNDGYQFGLGAEIGISTTKIHARGPMGLEELTCTKFIVLGDGQLRM is encoded by the coding sequence ATGGATATAAAAGGCTATGTGCTAGAAAAGGCTAAAAAGGCAAAAGAGGCGTCGCGCAGCCTTGCAAACCTTTCCTCGGAGGTTAAGAACAGGTCTCTTATCAAGATGGCTGATAGTCTTGAGTTAAATGCAGATGAACTGATCTCTGAAAACAAAACAGACATTAAGACTGCTGAGGAGAAGGGGCTTTCAAAGGCGATGATAGACAGACTCACTCTAAATTCAAAAAGGATAAAGGAAATGGCAACAGGTTTAAGGGAGGTAACACAGTTACCTGACCCTGTAGGTGAAGTTATAAAGATGTGGAGGAGACCGAATGGGATGCAGGTTGGAAGGATGCGTGTCCCAATAGGTGTAATAGGTATAATCTATGAATCAAGACCGAATGTTACCGCCGATGCAACAAGCCTCTGCCTCAAGGCAGGAAATGCAGTAGTATTAAGGGGTGGTTCAGAGGTTATAAATTCTAACAAGGCGATTGTCAAAATACTTGCAACAGCAGCTGAAGAGGTGGGCATAATAGGGGATGCTGTAACATTCATAGATGTCCCTGAAAGAGAGGCTGTCCTCGAGATGCTTAAACTTGAGGATTATATAGACCTCATTATCCCGCGTGGAGGAGAAGGACTCATCAGAACAGTGGTAGAAAACTCAAAGATACCGGTAATAAAGCACTACAAGGGTGTTTGCCACACCTATGTTGATTCAGAGGCAGACCTCGATATGGCAGAGGAGATATGTTTTAATGCAAAGGTTCAGAGACCAGGGACTTGCAATGCGATGGAGTCAATGCTTGTGCACAAGGATGTGGCAAAGGATTTCCTCCCAAGGATGATTAAAAGGTTAAGAGAGGCAGGGGTGGACATATTCGGATGCCAGAAAACACAAAATATGGTTACGGATATAAAGCCTGCATCGGATAAAGACTGGGGAAAGGAATATCTTGATTTGATATTGAATGTAAAGGTTGTTGAAGATATGGATGAGGCACTTGAGCATATCGCAAGATACGGCTCGCAACACTCGGATGCCATCGTGACAGAGAATTATCAAAAGGCGATGAGATTTCTAAGAGAGGTTGATTCCTCTGCTGTATTTGTGAATGCCTCAACAAGACTTAATGATGGCTATCAGTTTGGTCTCGGTGCAGAGATAGGCATAAGCACAACAAAGATACATGCAAGGGGTCCGATGGGGCTTGAGGAACTTACCTGCACAAAGTTCATAGTACTCGGTGATGGACAGCTGAGAATGTAA